In Rothia mucilaginosa, one genomic interval encodes:
- a CDS encoding ABC transporter ATP-binding protein, which produces MNTSHISQNPNPQEPGSPQNPVQETALEATPAAAAPQAVAPESANLEPAAPEAVVPASVAPQLPVTLQTVPAAGARPAIEIRGLTKAFGQKVAVDRINLDIPSGSFYGLVGRNGAGKTTTISMVTGMLKPNEGTAYVRGIDMWADPLKAKAHLGVLPDGVHLFDKLTGEQLITYSGYLHGIDKETVASRVKDLLAAMDLTDAAGRAVADYSAGMTKKIALAAALVHAPSVLILDEPFEAVDPVSAANIQDILRGFVASGGTVIISSHVMDLVQRLCDHVAVMDSGRILAAGTVDEVRAGVSLEERFVQLVGGRTSSEGLSWLGTSSH; this is translated from the coding sequence ATGAACACTAGTCACATTTCCCAGAACCCGAATCCGCAAGAACCAGGTTCACCGCAGAACCCGGTACAAGAGACCGCACTAGAGGCAACACCCGCCGCGGCAGCGCCCCAGGCTGTAGCCCCCGAATCTGCAAACCTAGAGCCTGCTGCTCCGGAAGCTGTAGTTCCCGCATCGGTAGCACCGCAGCTACCCGTCACCCTGCAGACCGTGCCGGCAGCTGGCGCTCGCCCCGCCATCGAAATCCGCGGCCTCACCAAGGCATTCGGTCAGAAGGTCGCCGTCGACCGCATCAACCTCGACATCCCCTCCGGATCGTTCTACGGACTGGTCGGCCGCAACGGCGCCGGTAAAACCACCACCATCTCCATGGTCACCGGCATGCTCAAGCCCAACGAAGGCACCGCATACGTGCGCGGCATCGACATGTGGGCCGACCCGCTCAAAGCCAAAGCACACCTGGGCGTGCTACCCGACGGCGTGCACCTCTTCGACAAGCTCACCGGTGAGCAGCTCATCACCTACTCCGGCTACCTGCACGGAATCGATAAGGAAACCGTTGCCTCCCGCGTCAAGGACCTGCTCGCCGCAATGGACCTGACCGACGCTGCAGGCCGTGCCGTTGCCGACTACTCCGCCGGTATGACCAAGAAGATTGCGCTCGCCGCCGCCCTCGTTCACGCGCCCTCCGTGCTGATCCTGGACGAGCCCTTCGAGGCGGTCGACCCGGTCTCCGCAGCCAACATTCAGGACATTCTGCGTGGCTTCGTTGCCTCCGGCGGAACTGTCATTATCTCCTCGCACGTTATGGACCTTGTTCAGCGTCTGTGCGACCACGTAGCCGTCATGGACTCCGGCCGTATTCTCGCCGCCGGAACCGTCGACGAAGTACGCGCCGGCGTGAGCCTTGAAGAACGATTCGTGCAGCTGGTCGGTGGCCGCACCTCCTCGGAAGGATTGTCATGGTTGGGCACCTCGTCTCACTAA
- the nucS gene encoding endonuclease NucS, translating to MRIVIAECSVDYEGRLRAHLPRATRLLMVKNDGSVLIHSDGGSYKPLNWMSPPCSLLVAERKDVPQSIREDLESDVQQLWTVQAAKSDDRLMIRIYKIEHEYTTDLGVDPGLIKDGVEADLQRLLAEQIHTLGEGYSLVRREYPTAIGPVDIMAKDAHGVSVAVELKRVGDIDGVEQLTRYLELLNRDPLLAPVRGVFAAQTIKPQARTLAEDRGIRCVSLDYDAMRGVDDSADRLF from the coding sequence ATGCGTATTGTCATTGCTGAATGCTCCGTAGATTATGAGGGCCGCCTCCGCGCCCACCTGCCCCGCGCTACCCGCCTGCTGATGGTCAAGAATGACGGCTCCGTCCTCATTCACTCCGACGGCGGTTCCTACAAGCCTCTGAACTGGATGAGCCCTCCCTGCTCCCTGCTGGTGGCTGAGCGCAAGGATGTTCCGCAGAGCATCCGTGAGGATCTGGAGTCTGATGTTCAACAGCTGTGGACCGTTCAGGCGGCGAAGAGCGATGACCGCCTCATGATTCGTATCTACAAGATTGAGCACGAGTACACCACCGACCTGGGTGTTGACCCCGGCCTCATTAAGGACGGTGTGGAGGCTGACCTGCAGCGTCTGCTTGCCGAGCAGATCCACACTCTCGGTGAGGGCTATTCGCTGGTGCGCCGCGAGTACCCGACCGCTATCGGTCCGGTAGACATCATGGCGAAGGATGCGCACGGCGTCTCCGTGGCGGTCGAGCTCAAGCGTGTGGGCGATATTGACGGCGTGGAGCAGCTGACCCGTTACCTGGAGCTACTCAACCGTGACCCGCTGCTGGCTCCGGTGCGCGGCGTGTTTGCGGCGCAGACGATTAAGCCGCAGGCTCGTACCCTGGCTGAGGACCGCGGTATCCGCTGCGTGAGCCTGGATTACGACGCGATGCGCGGCGTGGACGATTCGGCTGACCGTCTGTTCTAA
- a CDS encoding tetratricopeptide repeat protein, whose protein sequence is MSIIFDPADRGASQNAAQGNVAQGGAAQNGAAQEIPASVRNAMELNPNAGAQNAAAQSAGAQGGEQTPSAPTWRYEVNTPEEFQKFVQLSSQGAVIFALYAPHSPSSLQMLEGVQKLVDSAAGSMICAAVDVTKLPEAAQAFGVSGVPAGVAVLAGRPAPIYTGPVSAEDLGDVLSQVLQLAAQYQLPGGFDPVVPEDEKPLPPLHAEAVAALDRGDLEGARAAYRKAITENPGDKEAKLGLEQVELLARVKDLDMATERAAAAADPMNIDAAFNVADLDLVGGHVEDAYNHLLRLFSAVGPDDKGRVRERLVQLFDVVGASDPRTVKARAALTMALF, encoded by the coding sequence ATGAGCATTATTTTTGATCCGGCAGACCGCGGCGCATCCCAGAACGCGGCACAGGGTAACGTCGCGCAGGGTGGTGCAGCACAGAACGGGGCAGCGCAGGAGATTCCCGCCTCCGTACGCAACGCCATGGAACTGAACCCCAACGCCGGGGCACAGAACGCAGCGGCACAGTCTGCTGGTGCACAGGGTGGCGAGCAGACCCCCTCCGCTCCCACCTGGCGCTACGAGGTCAACACCCCCGAAGAGTTCCAGAAGTTCGTGCAGCTCTCCAGCCAGGGTGCCGTGATTTTTGCGCTCTACGCGCCGCACTCGCCGTCCTCCCTGCAGATGCTCGAAGGCGTGCAGAAGCTCGTCGACTCCGCCGCAGGTAGCATGATTTGTGCCGCCGTGGACGTTACTAAGCTCCCTGAAGCAGCCCAGGCATTCGGCGTGAGCGGCGTGCCCGCGGGCGTTGCCGTTCTGGCGGGCCGCCCGGCACCGATTTACACCGGCCCGGTCAGCGCAGAAGACCTCGGCGATGTGCTCTCCCAGGTTCTGCAGCTCGCGGCACAGTACCAGCTGCCCGGCGGCTTCGACCCGGTCGTTCCCGAAGACGAAAAGCCCCTGCCGCCCCTGCACGCAGAAGCCGTCGCCGCCCTTGACCGCGGCGACCTGGAGGGCGCCCGCGCCGCATACCGCAAGGCGATCACCGAGAACCCCGGCGATAAGGAAGCGAAGCTCGGCCTGGAACAGGTCGAACTGCTCGCTCGCGTGAAGGACCTGGACATGGCAACCGAACGCGCGGCGGCTGCGGCAGACCCCATGAATATTGACGCCGCGTTCAACGTAGCCGACCTGGACCTGGTGGGCGGTCACGTGGAGGATGCATACAACCATCTGCTGCGCCTGTTCAGTGCGGTAGGCCCCGACGATAAGGGGCGTGTGCGCGAGCGCCTCGTGCAGCTCTTCGACGTGGTGGGTGCATCTGACCCGCGCACCGTCAAGGCGCGTGCGGCACTGACCATGGCGCTGTTCTAA
- a CDS encoding ATP synthase F0F1 subunit epsilon, with translation MALKVEVVSRERVVWTGEANYVRARSVSGDLGILPGMIPTCTLLAQDGELLIEPVEGETIKTTLNAGFLTVSNDHVTIAAKHAQI, from the coding sequence ATGGCTCTGAAAGTTGAAGTTGTTTCCCGCGAACGCGTCGTGTGGACTGGCGAAGCGAACTACGTTCGTGCACGCTCCGTCAGCGGTGACCTCGGCATCCTGCCGGGTATGATCCCCACCTGCACGCTGCTGGCACAGGACGGCGAGCTGCTCATTGAACCTGTTGAGGGTGAGACCATTAAGACCACCCTCAACGCAGGTTTCTTGACCGTCTCGAACGATCACGTGACCATCGCTGCAAAGCACGCACAGATCTAA
- a CDS encoding AI-2E family transporter gives MSEKKASAAHEETTSSHETRKKESLTDQLTETFSEITESISQVRSNRRRASMPPTDTIPVVPAASEDVPPAPKVVGNGKTSMMHNPVAFGFLMTVGVGLALLAYYIFNNVGALVGWVTGAIFIALGLDPIVRRLESWGIKRGIGVIAVLAGFAGAVTGLVMTIGPVISEQASKFVQYAPGIYQNTIDSDWYHELDQRFSISTWVNENVPKFLESTFSSSQVNSFMSSLVTAGSTLAQSVTGVIIVLFLSLYFLTSMDTIKAWGVRLAPASKRVRVKYITDKITESVGNYVMGQAMVAILNALFAFFIMLFLGFSFPQLMALVVMILAFIPLVGGVIALVLTSLILLTQDWSLALWFAVAYFLYLQVEAYLISPRIMARAVSVPAGVAIISVAAGGALWGVLGALIAIPVAASMLILVREVFIPRQDQL, from the coding sequence ATGAGCGAGAAGAAAGCCTCAGCAGCTCACGAAGAGACGACATCGTCCCACGAGACGCGCAAGAAGGAATCCCTCACCGACCAGCTGACGGAGACCTTCAGCGAGATAACCGAAAGCATTAGCCAGGTGCGTTCCAACCGCCGCCGCGCTTCCATGCCTCCTACGGATACCATCCCGGTGGTCCCTGCCGCTTCTGAGGATGTGCCTCCCGCCCCGAAGGTGGTCGGTAACGGCAAGACCTCCATGATGCATAACCCGGTTGCTTTTGGTTTCCTCATGACCGTGGGTGTGGGTTTGGCGCTCCTTGCCTACTACATTTTCAATAATGTGGGTGCCCTGGTGGGTTGGGTGACCGGCGCTATTTTCATTGCTCTGGGTCTGGACCCGATTGTGCGCCGCCTGGAGTCTTGGGGCATTAAGCGCGGTATCGGTGTGATTGCTGTGCTTGCTGGTTTTGCTGGCGCTGTGACCGGCCTGGTCATGACGATTGGCCCGGTCATTAGCGAGCAGGCGTCTAAGTTTGTTCAGTATGCGCCGGGTATTTATCAGAACACGATTGATTCTGATTGGTATCACGAGCTTGATCAGCGTTTTAGCATCAGCACCTGGGTGAATGAGAACGTCCCGAAGTTCTTGGAGTCGACGTTCTCCTCTTCGCAGGTCAATAGCTTCATGTCTAGCCTGGTTACGGCTGGCTCCACCCTGGCGCAGAGCGTGACCGGCGTGATTATTGTGCTGTTCCTGTCCCTGTACTTCCTCACGTCGATGGACACGATTAAGGCGTGGGGGGTGCGTCTGGCGCCGGCATCTAAGCGTGTGCGCGTCAAGTACATTACCGACAAGATTACTGAGTCGGTGGGTAACTACGTTATGGGTCAGGCGATGGTAGCCATTCTGAACGCCCTCTTCGCATTCTTCATAATGTTGTTCTTGGGCTTTAGCTTCCCGCAGTTGATGGCTTTGGTCGTCATGATTCTGGCGTTCATTCCGCTGGTTGGTGGTGTGATTGCGCTGGTTTTGACTTCGCTGATTCTGCTGACTCAGGACTGGAGTCTGGCGCTGTGGTTTGCGGTGGCGTACTTCCTGTACTTGCAGGTGGAGGCGTACCTGATTTCTCCGCGTATTATGGCTCGCGCTGTCTCGGTTCCTGCCGGTGTTGCGATTATTTCGGTGGCTGCCGGTGGCGCGCTCTGGGGCGTGCTGGGTGCGCTGATTGCTATTCCGGTGGCGGCTTCCATGCTGATTCTGGTGCGTGAGGTGTTCATTCCTCGCCAAGATCAGCTGTAG
- the atpD gene encoding F0F1 ATP synthase subunit beta, with amino-acid sequence MTATYNESVSAPTQGATGRIARVIGPVVDVEFPAGQVPEIYNALTTELTLDGRTRTITFETAQHLGDSIVRAISLQQTDGLVRGQAVVDTGAPISVPVGDGVKGHIFNVLGDALDVPNSEIKADTYWPIHRAAPGFAELEGSTEMLETGIKSIDLLTPYIKGGKIGLFGGAGVGKTVLIQEMITRVARNFGGTSVFTGVGERTREGNDLWVEMEEAGVLKDTALVFGQMDEPPGTRLRVALTGLTMAEYFRDVQNQDVLLFIDNIFRFTQAGSEVSTLLGRMPSAVGYQPNLADEMGLLQERITSTRGHSITSMQAIYVPADDYTDPAPATTFAHLDATTELSREIASRGLYPAIDPLSSTSRILDAQYIGQEHYDTAIRVKAILQENKELQDIIAILGVDELSEEQKIVVARARRIEQFLSQNTYTAKQFTGVEGSTVPLKDTIESFQMICNGDVDHIPEQAFYNIGGMDDVMRRYEEIKAQTGAK; translated from the coding sequence ATGACTGCCACCTACAACGAATCGGTCTCCGCACCGACTCAGGGCGCAACGGGTCGTATTGCCCGCGTCATCGGCCCCGTGGTCGACGTCGAGTTCCCCGCCGGTCAGGTCCCCGAGATTTACAACGCTCTGACCACCGAGCTGACCCTCGACGGTCGCACCCGCACCATCACCTTCGAGACCGCACAGCACCTGGGCGACTCGATCGTTCGCGCTATCTCCCTGCAGCAGACTGACGGCCTGGTCCGCGGTCAGGCTGTAGTCGACACCGGCGCACCGATCTCTGTCCCCGTTGGTGACGGCGTGAAGGGCCACATCTTCAACGTTCTCGGTGACGCACTCGACGTGCCGAACTCCGAGATCAAGGCTGACACCTACTGGCCGATCCACCGTGCCGCTCCCGGCTTCGCAGAGCTGGAAGGCTCCACCGAAATGCTGGAGACCGGTATTAAGTCCATCGACCTTCTGACCCCCTACATCAAGGGCGGTAAGATCGGTCTGTTCGGTGGTGCAGGCGTGGGTAAGACCGTGCTGATCCAGGAAATGATTACCCGTGTGGCTCGTAACTTCGGTGGTACCTCCGTGTTCACCGGTGTTGGCGAGCGTACCCGTGAGGGTAACGACCTGTGGGTCGAAATGGAAGAAGCAGGCGTTCTGAAGGACACCGCTCTTGTGTTCGGCCAGATGGATGAGCCCCCGGGAACCCGTCTGCGCGTGGCACTGACCGGTCTGACCATGGCGGAGTACTTCCGCGATGTTCAGAACCAGGACGTGCTGCTGTTCATCGACAACATCTTCCGTTTCACTCAGGCAGGTTCTGAGGTTTCCACCCTGCTGGGCCGCATGCCCTCCGCAGTGGGTTACCAGCCGAACCTGGCGGACGAAATGGGTCTGCTGCAGGAGCGTATTACCTCCACCCGCGGTCACTCCATCACCTCCATGCAGGCAATTTACGTGCCTGCGGATGACTACACCGACCCGGCGCCGGCAACCACCTTCGCGCACCTGGATGCGACCACCGAGCTCTCTCGTGAAATCGCATCGCGCGGTCTGTACCCGGCAATTGACCCGCTGTCCTCCACCTCCCGAATTCTGGACGCACAGTACATCGGTCAGGAGCACTACGACACCGCAATTCGCGTGAAGGCTATTCTGCAGGAGAACAAGGAACTGCAGGACATCATCGCGATTCTGGGTGTGGACGAGCTCTCCGAGGAGCAGAAGATTGTCGTGGCACGTGCACGTCGTATCGAGCAGTTCCTCTCCCAGAACACCTACACCGCAAAGCAGTTCACCGGTGTCGAGGGTTCGACCGTTCCGCTGAAGGACACCATCGAGTCCTTCCAGATGATCTGCAACGGCGATGTCGACCACATCCCCGAGCAGGCGTTCTACAACATTGGTGGTATGGACGACGTTATGCGCCGCTACGAGGAAATCAAGGCACAGACTGGAGCTAAGTAA
- a CDS encoding ATP/GTP-binding protein, protein MARKNHPGRRVSGTTSDKWHRQAPAGRDISRILDPAPRLERDRYGDWLVQYIPAVNAQKTYTCPECYRPIPPRTAHLVVWQESHTMGRSRAIDERRHWHQHCWRIRRK, encoded by the coding sequence ATGGCACGTAAGAATCATCCCGGCAGGCGAGTATCCGGCACCACCAGCGATAAGTGGCACCGTCAAGCACCTGCAGGGCGTGATATCAGCAGGATCCTCGACCCTGCACCCAGGTTGGAACGTGACCGATACGGTGACTGGCTGGTGCAATACATTCCCGCCGTCAACGCCCAAAAAACCTACACTTGCCCCGAATGCTACCGCCCGATTCCGCCCAGAACAGCGCATCTGGTGGTGTGGCAAGAAAGCCACACGATGGGACGTAGCCGCGCCATTGATGAGCGCAGGCACTGGCATCAGCACTGCTGGCGAATCCGTCGCAAATAG
- a CDS encoding alpha/beta hydrolase, producing MSNTADITREQEFDPARYVFSTAAEPTPIKARTVLPARRENFTVTTADGKRLVGELALPEGDIKATLVTFHPLPTHGGYMDSHVYKKASFRLPALSNIAVLRFNTRGTSSIRGTSEGVFDGGFAEKKDFDAILKFVRERALPNPWLIGWSFGTELVLKYAPEYANEFTGAILLSPPLHRVHPAELDEWNKISNPLYALVPEHDDYLQPPAARERFAAVPRTQVIPFEGCKHLWVGEKSVQQVLNTVVSIVTGVPTELPTEYSGPVAEEITEL from the coding sequence ATGAGCAACACCGCCGATATCACCCGCGAGCAGGAATTCGATCCCGCTCGCTACGTTTTCAGCACCGCCGCTGAACCCACCCCCATTAAGGCACGTACCGTCCTGCCGGCACGCCGCGAGAACTTCACCGTCACCACCGCGGACGGCAAGCGCCTCGTCGGTGAACTCGCCCTGCCCGAAGGCGACATCAAGGCAACCCTGGTGACCTTCCACCCGCTGCCCACCCACGGCGGCTACATGGACTCGCACGTGTACAAGAAGGCGTCCTTCCGCCTGCCGGCGCTGTCGAACATTGCGGTGCTGCGTTTCAACACTCGCGGTACCTCCTCGATTCGAGGCACCAGCGAAGGAGTTTTTGACGGTGGCTTTGCCGAGAAGAAGGACTTCGACGCCATCCTGAAGTTCGTACGCGAGCGCGCCCTGCCGAACCCCTGGCTCATCGGCTGGTCCTTCGGCACCGAACTGGTGCTCAAGTATGCGCCCGAATACGCGAACGAGTTCACCGGCGCTATTCTGCTCTCCCCGCCGCTGCACCGCGTGCACCCGGCTGAGCTGGACGAGTGGAACAAGATCTCGAACCCGCTGTACGCGCTGGTGCCCGAGCACGACGACTACCTGCAGCCTCCGGCGGCGCGTGAGCGTTTTGCGGCTGTACCGCGTACTCAGGTGATTCCCTTTGAGGGATGCAAGCACCTGTGGGTGGGTGAGAAGTCCGTGCAGCAGGTTCTGAACACCGTGGTTAGCATCGTGACCGGTGTACCCACCGAACTGCCCACCGAGTACAGCGGCCCGGTGGCAGAAGAAATCACTGAGCTTTAA
- a CDS encoding F0F1 ATP synthase subunit gamma, with amino-acid sequence MGAQIRVYRQKIASTSSMKKIFKAMEMIATSRINKARNAAQAAGPYANALTRVVTAVATQHGIKHPLIHKPHEFGTYEHRRSAILVVTSDRGLAGSYSSAILRRTESLIERLRSNGQEVQLYLVGRKAKAYFEFRERPYARAWEGHTDAPRVETAVEIRDALLEAYDLPFEEGGVDELHIVYTEFKSMVVQEPKILRLLPIHVGDAKAMGEEIVPDQELTKAEYEQAASFEFEPSAEEVLNELLPRYVASRIFSCLLQAAASELASRQRAMKTAGDNAETLITKYTRLMNNARQAEITQELSEIVGGADALGS; translated from the coding sequence ATGGGAGCCCAGATTAGGGTTTACCGACAGAAGATTGCTTCGACGTCGTCTATGAAGAAGATCTTCAAGGCGATGGAGATGATCGCGACCTCCCGCATTAACAAGGCTCGTAACGCTGCTCAGGCAGCCGGCCCCTACGCGAACGCTCTGACCCGCGTGGTGACTGCGGTTGCGACTCAGCATGGCATCAAGCACCCGCTGATTCACAAGCCGCACGAGTTCGGAACCTACGAACACCGCCGCTCCGCAATCCTGGTTGTCACCAGCGACCGCGGCCTGGCAGGTTCGTACTCCTCCGCTATCCTGCGTCGTACCGAATCTCTGATTGAGAGGCTGCGCTCTAACGGCCAGGAGGTACAGCTGTACCTGGTTGGCCGTAAGGCAAAGGCTTACTTCGAGTTCCGTGAGCGCCCCTACGCCCGTGCGTGGGAGGGCCACACCGATGCACCTCGCGTTGAAACCGCCGTCGAAATTCGTGACGCGCTGCTCGAAGCCTACGACCTGCCCTTCGAAGAGGGCGGCGTGGACGAACTGCACATCGTGTACACCGAGTTCAAGTCGATGGTTGTTCAGGAACCCAAGATTCTGCGTCTGCTGCCCATCCACGTGGGTGACGCAAAGGCTATGGGCGAGGAAATCGTTCCCGACCAGGAACTGACCAAGGCTGAGTACGAGCAGGCGGCATCCTTCGAGTTCGAGCCCTCCGCTGAGGAAGTGCTCAACGAGCTGCTGCCGCGCTACGTTGCATCCCGTATCTTCTCCTGCCTCCTGCAGGCAGCAGCAAGTGAGCTGGCATCCCGCCAGCGCGCAATGAAGACCGCAGGTGACAACGCTGAGACGCTGATTACCAAGTACACCCGTTTGATGAATAACGCACGTCAGGCGGAAATTACTCAGGAGCTCTCCGAAATCGTGGGCGGCGCAGACGCCCTCGGCTCCTAG
- the atpA gene encoding F0F1 ATP synthase subunit alpha gives MAELTINAEDVRNALNEFAASYEPGNAERVEVGRVVSASDGIARVEGLPSVMANELLRFEDGTLGLAQNLDTRNIGVIVLGDFTGIEEGQVVHRTGEVLSVPVGDAYLGRVVDPLGNPIDDLGPIEAEGRRALELQAPGVTQRKSVHEPLQTGLKAIDSMIPIGRGQRQLIIGDRQTGKTAIAIDTILNQKDNWASGDPNKQVRCIYVAVGQKASTIAAVRHTLETRGALEYTTIVASPASDAAGFKYLAPYTGSAIGQHWMYGGKHVLIIFDDLSKQAEAYRAVSLLLRRPPGREAYPGDVFYLHSRLLERCAKLSDDLGAGSMTGFPIIETKANDVSAFIPTNVISITDGQIFLQSDLFNANQRPAVDVGISVSRVGGAAQTKAMKKVSGTLKLELAQYRAMEAFAMFASDLDDATKAQLTRGSRLTELLRQPQYTPYAVEEQVVSIWAGTSGHLDDIEVSDVLRFEEGFIEYLRHKTSVLTDIASSGKLEDDTVAALKTAVADFKQGFKSEGSSHLVDAGHEEHKAARDSDITQETIG, from the coding sequence ATGGCCGAACTGACCATCAATGCCGAAGATGTCCGTAATGCGCTGAACGAGTTTGCAGCGTCTTACGAACCCGGCAATGCAGAACGTGTTGAGGTGGGTCGAGTTGTATCGGCCTCCGACGGTATCGCTCGTGTCGAGGGCCTTCCCTCGGTTATGGCGAATGAGCTGCTTCGTTTCGAAGACGGCACCCTCGGCCTCGCACAGAACCTGGATACCCGCAATATTGGTGTGATTGTCCTGGGTGACTTCACCGGTATTGAAGAGGGCCAGGTCGTACACCGCACCGGTGAGGTCCTCTCGGTGCCCGTTGGCGACGCGTACCTCGGTCGCGTTGTTGACCCCCTCGGTAACCCGATCGATGACCTGGGCCCCATTGAGGCTGAAGGCCGCCGCGCACTGGAGCTGCAGGCTCCCGGCGTGACCCAGCGTAAGTCGGTTCACGAGCCGCTGCAGACCGGTCTGAAGGCAATCGACTCGATGATTCCGATTGGTCGCGGTCAGCGTCAGCTGATTATTGGTGACCGCCAGACCGGTAAGACCGCTATTGCGATCGACACCATTCTGAACCAGAAGGACAACTGGGCTTCGGGTGACCCCAACAAGCAGGTTCGATGCATCTATGTGGCTGTTGGCCAGAAGGCATCCACCATTGCAGCTGTCCGCCACACCCTTGAGACTCGCGGCGCGCTGGAGTACACCACCATCGTGGCATCTCCCGCATCCGACGCAGCAGGCTTCAAGTACCTGGCACCCTACACCGGTTCGGCTATCGGCCAGCACTGGATGTACGGTGGCAAGCACGTCCTCATCATCTTCGACGACCTGTCGAAGCAGGCAGAAGCATACCGCGCTGTGTCCCTGCTGCTGCGCCGCCCGCCGGGACGTGAAGCATACCCCGGTGACGTCTTCTACCTGCACTCCCGCCTGCTGGAGCGTTGCGCTAAGCTCTCCGACGACCTGGGCGCAGGTTCGATGACCGGTTTCCCGATCATTGAGACCAAGGCAAACGACGTTTCCGCCTTCATTCCGACCAACGTCATCTCCATTACTGACGGCCAGATCTTCCTGCAGTCCGACCTGTTCAACGCTAACCAGCGTCCGGCAGTCGACGTCGGTATCTCCGTCTCCCGTGTTGGTGGTGCCGCACAGACCAAGGCTATGAAGAAGGTCTCCGGTACCCTGAAGCTGGAGCTGGCACAGTACCGTGCTATGGAAGCGTTCGCAATGTTCGCATCCGACCTGGACGACGCTACCAAGGCACAGCTGACCCGCGGTTCTCGCCTGACCGAGCTGCTGCGTCAGCCGCAGTACACCCCGTACGCAGTTGAAGAGCAGGTTGTCTCCATTTGGGCTGGTACCTCCGGTCACCTCGACGACATTGAGGTTTCCGACGTGCTGCGCTTTGAGGAAGGCTTCATCGAGTACCTGCGTCACAAGACCTCGGTACTGACCGATATCGCTTCCTCCGGCAAGCTTGAGGATGACACCGTTGCCGCGCTGAAGACCGCAGTTGCTGACTTCAAGCAGGGTTTCAAGTCTGAGGGCAGCAGCCACCTCGTCGACGCAGGTCACGAGGAGCACAAGGCAGCTCGCGATAGCGACATCACTCAGGAAACCATCGGTTAG
- a CDS encoding F0F1 ATP synthase subunit delta translates to MAGVSTESLSKVEEVLEAHASLQPLNLASELFAVVDVLDHNGTLRRAVTDSSRDAAARQGIANTVFGGKISSQAMAVFTNAVAQRWSDDADLANALERAAVLAVTASAQSRGGVDALDEVLNELLTFVRTVDSNAQAQEALSDHQASKEAKKKLAVALGGPATTAEGVLLLERVGSNPRGRHAARVADEFAEIIVTRQNRYIARVTSAIALSQAQLERLGRALNAVYGRELKLDVSVDPAVLGGLRVQVGDEVIDGTVETRMSDLARSIG, encoded by the coding sequence ATGGCAGGAGTATCTACTGAATCACTGAGCAAGGTGGAAGAGGTGCTGGAAGCTCACGCTTCCCTGCAGCCCCTGAACCTGGCGAGCGAGCTTTTCGCTGTGGTTGATGTTCTCGACCACAACGGCACCCTGCGCCGTGCTGTCACCGATTCTTCGCGTGATGCAGCAGCACGTCAGGGTATCGCTAACACCGTCTTCGGCGGCAAGATCTCTTCTCAGGCTATGGCTGTGTTCACCAATGCGGTGGCTCAGCGCTGGTCTGATGATGCTGATCTGGCGAACGCCCTGGAGCGTGCAGCAGTGCTCGCCGTGACCGCATCGGCTCAGTCTCGCGGTGGCGTGGACGCCCTGGACGAGGTACTCAACGAACTACTCACCTTTGTGCGTACCGTTGATTCCAACGCTCAGGCGCAGGAAGCGCTGTCCGACCATCAGGCAAGCAAAGAAGCAAAGAAGAAGCTCGCCGTGGCGCTCGGTGGCCCCGCCACCACCGCCGAAGGTGTGCTTCTGCTCGAACGAGTTGGCTCCAACCCCCGCGGCCGTCACGCTGCACGGGTAGCCGATGAGTTCGCAGAAATCATCGTCACGCGACAGAACCGTTACATTGCGCGAGTAACTAGCGCGATTGCGCTGTCGCAGGCACAGCTTGAACGTCTCGGTCGCGCGCTCAACGCCGTGTACGGCCGTGAGCTGAAGCTCGACGTTTCGGTGGACCCCGCCGTTCTGGGCGGTCTGCGTGTTCAGGTGGGCGACGAGGTGATCGACGGTACCGTCGAGACCCGCATGTCCGACCTGGCTCGTTCCATCGGCTAG